One stretch of Clupea harengus chromosome 2, Ch_v2.0.2, whole genome shotgun sequence DNA includes these proteins:
- the LOC116218764 gene encoding fibronectin-like has protein sequence MTGNPVPEKLTVSSMTPTSASLSWSLHQGMEQFPHSFLISYHSEETELQTTSTESCSTTLTGLTPDTHYTVTVCCELRDGGRSQAATLLIHTAVPPPGRIEFPSVKPDSVCLSWGPPEGLAGLHRFRVTWSSEGSLEHLQVQDLKLHVQGLTPGEEYLFTVATLSDDDRQSSCVSATVCTDIPPPECLTVAVDLTSVFVTWSKPEGVVQASYLLTLYRDGGCLNTFPTRSLQNRYELEMEAEYTISVSTVLKGGQSKPISKTIRTSYPVPDKLTVSSMTPTSADLSWSLHQGMEQFPHSFPISYHSEETGLQTTSTQSCSTTLTGLTPDTNYTVTVCCELRDGGRSQAATLVIQTGEK, from the exons ATGACTG GTAACCCAGTCCCAGAGAAgttgactgtgagctccatgaCTCCAACATCTGCTAGTCTTAGCTGGAGCCTTCATCAGGGGATGGAGCAGtttccacacagcttcctgatCTCCTACCACAGTGAAGAGACTGAACTACAGACCACCTCTACAGAGTCATGCAGCACAACTCTTACAGGCCTGACGCCAGACACTCATTATACTGTCACTGTCTGCTGTGAgctcagagatgggggaaggaGTCAGGCTGCTACACTCCTCATCCACACAG CTGTTCCTCCTCCTGGGCGCATTGAGTTCCCCTCAGTGAAGCcagactctgtgtgtctgagctggGGACCTCCTGAGGGGCTGGCTGGACTCCACAGATTCAGGGTCACATGGTCGAGTGAAGGCAGCCTGGAGCATCTCCAAGTGCAAGACCTGAAACTTCATGTTCAGGGACTCACTCCAGGAGAGGAGTACCTGTTTACTGTGGCCACCCTCAGTGATGATGACAGACagagttcatgtgtgtctgcaaCTGTCTGCACAG ATATTCCTCCACCCGAGTGTCTTACTGTGGCTGTGGATCTCACATCAGTGTTCGTGACGTGGAGCAAACCAGAGGGAGTTGTTCAGGCCTCTTACCTACTGACCCTCTACAGAGATGGAGGATGTCTAAACACCTTTCCCACCAGATCTCTTCAAAACCGTTATGAGTTGGAAATGGAGGCAGAATACACCATCAGTGTTTCCACAGTACTAAAAGGAGGCCAAAGCAAACCCATCTCTAAAACCATCAGAACAA GTTATCCAGTCCCAGACAAgttgactgtgagctccatgaCTCCAACATCTGCTGATCTTAGCTGGAGCCTTCATCAGGGGATGGAGCAGTTTCCACACAGCTTCCCGATCTCCTACCACAGCGAAGAGACTGGACTACAGACCACCTCTACACAGTCATGCAGCACAACTCTTACAGGCCTGACGCCAGACACTAATTATACTGTCACTGTCTGCTGTGAgctcagagatgggggaaggaGTCAGGCTGCTACACTTGTCATCCAAACAGGTGAGAAATGA